One genomic region from Ornithinimicrobium flavum encodes:
- a CDS encoding NAD(P)H-dependent glycerol-3-phosphate dehydrogenase: protein MTRATIYGAGSWATAFAQVLADAGAERVTLWARREEVAAAIRDGHRNPDYLGDLELPPAITATADPTEAAAGADLVVLAVPSQSLRDNLAVWGRAIPAGAPVVSLMKGIELGTGLRMSEVMVASGLDPARVVVVSGPNLSKEIAARQPAATVVAGADLATAEQVASAVATPYFRPYTQTDVVGAEIGGAVKNVIALAVGMAEGLGYGDNTKSSLITRGLAETARLGERLGADPSTLMGLAGVGDLIATCMSPLSRNHRVGVALGQGTTVEQILAVPHQTAEGVKSCRSVVDLARRHGVDMPICQGVTGVVEGQVTPEQLTAALMSRARKHERG, encoded by the coding sequence ATGACCCGGGCCACGATCTACGGCGCCGGCAGCTGGGCCACCGCCTTCGCCCAGGTCCTCGCGGACGCGGGGGCCGAGCGGGTCACCCTCTGGGCCCGTCGGGAGGAGGTCGCCGCAGCCATCCGCGACGGGCACCGCAACCCCGACTACCTGGGGGACCTCGAGCTCCCGCCGGCCATCACCGCCACCGCCGACCCCACGGAGGCCGCGGCCGGGGCCGACCTCGTCGTCCTCGCGGTCCCCTCGCAGAGCCTGCGGGACAACCTCGCGGTCTGGGGCCGGGCCATCCCCGCCGGGGCGCCGGTGGTCTCGCTCATGAAGGGCATCGAGCTCGGGACCGGCCTGCGGATGAGCGAGGTCATGGTCGCCTCGGGCCTGGACCCCGCCCGGGTCGTCGTCGTCTCCGGGCCCAACCTGTCCAAGGAGATCGCCGCCCGGCAGCCGGCCGCGACCGTCGTGGCGGGGGCCGACCTCGCCACCGCCGAGCAGGTGGCGAGCGCCGTGGCCACCCCCTACTTCCGGCCCTACACCCAGACGGACGTGGTCGGGGCCGAGATCGGCGGGGCGGTCAAGAACGTCATCGCGCTCGCCGTGGGAATGGCCGAGGGCCTGGGCTACGGCGACAACACCAAGTCGAGCCTCATCACCCGGGGGCTGGCCGAGACCGCCCGCCTCGGCGAGCGGCTCGGGGCCGACCCGAGCACCCTCATGGGGCTGGCCGGTGTCGGCGACCTCATCGCCACGTGCATGTCCCCCCTGTCGCGCAACCACCGGGTGGGGGTCGCGCTCGGGCAGGGGACCACGGTCGAGCAGATCCTGGCCGTGCCCCACCAGACCGCGGAGGGCGTGAAGTCGTGCCGCAGCGTGGTGGACCTGGCGCGTCGGCACGGGGTCGACATGCCGATCTGCCAGGGAGTGACCGGCGTGGTGGAGGGCCAGGTCACCCCGGAGCAGCTCACGGCCGCCCTGATGTCACGGGCCCGCAAGCACGAGCGCGGCTGA